In Lagopus muta isolate bLagMut1 chromosome 6, bLagMut1 primary, whole genome shotgun sequence, one DNA window encodes the following:
- the DUSP8 gene encoding dual specificity protein phosphatase 8 isoform X1, which produces MAGDRLPRKVMDPKKLASLLRNGAEGTLVIDSRSFVEYNSWHVLSSVNICCSKLVKRRLQQDKVSITELIQPTSKMKVEAEEHQDVVVYDQSTRDVTGLAADSFLSILLGKLDSCFHSVSILTGGFATFSSCFPGLCEGKPAAILPMSISQPCLPVANVGPTRILPHLYLGSQKDVLNKDLMTQNGISYVLNASNSCPKPDFICDSHFMRIPVNDNYCEKLLPWLDKSIEFIDKAKVSSCQVIVHCLAGISRSATIAIAYIMKTMGMSSDDAYRFVKDRRPSISPNFNFLGQLLEYERSLKLLKALKAQGDRGEGEAPQDPTEASEAGRHPTPSTSEKVEDVPRSTTSAPPPSDPERQGGPPKVLSPTALQQGLNGLHLSSERIQDTNRLKRSFSLDIKSAYSPGLRQDPPGLPSTGEAPKLCKLDSPSATSGQFSPVPDSPDWPSGPDLLLEAKVRQRRKHRHQAGSPAHGLSLNIGSSRKSPGADDSLQPRLSLPGPPPASNGSWGSVHLDSPSTPSSEGGWYFGTDSASSGGGGTGGGTLFSGTSPYPPFGCNGMPGGCEIRLRDKQRAEARDGRHSWHEEAGAEKQFKRRSCQMEFEETMSEGRSREELGKIGKQSSFSGSMEIIEVS; this is translated from the exons ATGGCTGGAGACAGACTCCCACGCAAAGTGATGGATCCAAAGAAGCTGGCCAGCCTCCTGCGGAACGGAGCGGAGGGCACCCTGGTCATCGATAGCCGCTCCTTTGTGGAGTACAACTCCTGGCATGTCCTCAGCTCTGTCAACATCTGCTGCTCTAAACTGGTCAAGAGGAGGCTCCAGCAGGACAAGGTCTCTATCACAGAGCTCATCCAGCCCACCTCCAAGATGAAg GTGGAGGCAGAGGAGCACCAGGACGTGGTGGTCTATGACCAGAGCACACGGGATGTGACCGGCTTGGCTGCTGACAGCTTCCTCTCCATTCTCCTGGGCAAGCTGGACAGCTGTTTCCACAGTGTCTCCATCCTCACAG GAGGCTTTGCCACCTTTTCATCCTGTTTCCCGGGGCTCTGTGAGGGGAAGCCAGCTGCCATCCTGCCGATGAgcatctcccagccctgcttgcCTGTGGCCAATGTTGGCCCCACACGCATCCTGCCGCATCTCTACCTGGGCTCCCAGAAGGATGTCCTGAACAAG GACTTGATGACGCAGAATGGGATAAGCTACGTCCTCAATGCCAGCAACTCCTGTCCCAAGCCAGACTTCATCTGTGATAGTCACTTCATGCGCATTCCTGTCAATGACAACTACTGTGAGAAGCTGCTTCCCTGGTTGGATAAATCCATTGAATTTATTG ACAAGGCCAAGGTGTCCAGTTGCCAAGTGATTGTGCACTGCTTGGCAGGGATATCCCGGTCAGCCACCATCGCTATCGCCTACATCATGAAGACCATGGGTATGTCATCAGACGATGCTTACAG GTTTGTTAAGGACCGCCGCCCATCGATCTCACCCAACTTCAACTTCCTGGGCCAGCTCCTGGAGTACGAGAGGAGCTTAAAGCTCCTTAAGGCCCTAAAGGCCCAGGGCGACCGGGGTGAAGGAGAAGCTCCTCAGGACCCAACCGAGGCATCTGAGGCTGGCAGGCACCCCACACCGTCTACCTCAGAGAAGGTTGAGGACGTACCAAGAAGCACAACCTCTGCACCCCCACCCAGTGACCCTGAAAGGCAAGGTGGGCCACCCAAGGTCTTGTCACCCACGGCACTGCAGCAGGGACTCAATGGCTTGCACCTTTCCTCGGAGCGCATCCAGGACACCAACCGTTTGAAACGCTCCTTCTCCCTGGACATTAAATCCGCCTACTCCCCCGGCCTGCGGCAGGACCCCCCAGGCCTTCCCAGCACTGGGGAGGCCCCCAAGCTCTGCAAGTTGGACAGCCCCTCGGCAACCAGCGGCCAGTTCTCCCCAGTGCCCGACAGCCCCGACTGGCCCAGTGGGCCAGACCTCCTGCTGGAAGCCAAGGTGAGGCAGCGACGCAAGCACCGGCACCAAGCCGGCTCACCAGCCCACGGCCTCAGCCTCAACATCGGCTCTTCCCGCAAGAGCCCTGGGGCAGACGACAGCCTCCAGCCAAGGCTCAGCCTGCCTGGCCCACCGCCGGCCTCCAATGGCTCCTGGGGGAGCGTCCACCTCGATTCCCCCAGCACCCCCTCCTCTGAGGGAGGATGGTACTTCGGCACGGACTCAGCCAGTAGCGGTGGCGGTGGCACCGGCGGTGGGACTCTGTTCAGCGGCACCAGCCCGTACCCCCCGTTTGGTTGCAATGGGATGCCGGGGGGCTGTGAAATCAGACTGAGGGACAAGCAGCGGGCCGAGGCACGGGATGGGAGGCACAGCTGGCATGAGGAAGCCGGTGCCGAGAAGCAGTTCAAGAGGAGGAGTTGCCAGATGGAGTTCGAGGAGACCATGTCCGAGGGCAGGTCCCGGGAGGAGCTGGGCAAAATAGGCAAACAGTCAAGCTTTTCGGGCAGCATGGAGATCATCGAGGTGTCCTGA
- the DUSP8 gene encoding dual specificity protein phosphatase 8 isoform X2, protein MPVDVMLAPSEDQFWTDVHEGQMKLKIRVRRMKESRDMRGGFATFSSCFPGLCEGKPAAILPMSISQPCLPVANVGPTRILPHLYLGSQKDVLNKDLMTQNGISYVLNASNSCPKPDFICDSHFMRIPVNDNYCEKLLPWLDKSIEFIDKAKVSSCQVIVHCLAGISRSATIAIAYIMKTMGMSSDDAYRFVKDRRPSISPNFNFLGQLLEYERSLKLLKALKAQGDRGEGEAPQDPTEASEAGRHPTPSTSEKVEDVPRSTTSAPPPSDPERQGGPPKVLSPTALQQGLNGLHLSSERIQDTNRLKRSFSLDIKSAYSPGLRQDPPGLPSTGEAPKLCKLDSPSATSGQFSPVPDSPDWPSGPDLLLEAKVRQRRKHRHQAGSPAHGLSLNIGSSRKSPGADDSLQPRLSLPGPPPASNGSWGSVHLDSPSTPSSEGGWYFGTDSASSGGGGTGGGTLFSGTSPYPPFGCNGMPGGCEIRLRDKQRAEARDGRHSWHEEAGAEKQFKRRSCQMEFEETMSEGRSREELGKIGKQSSFSGSMEIIEVS, encoded by the exons ATGCCTGTGGACGTGATGCTCGCTCCCTCCGAGGACCAGTTCTGGACAGACGTGCATGAGGGGCAGATGAAGCTGAAAATAAGGGTGCGGAGGATGAAGGAGAGCAGGGACATGCGAG GAGGCTTTGCCACCTTTTCATCCTGTTTCCCGGGGCTCTGTGAGGGGAAGCCAGCTGCCATCCTGCCGATGAgcatctcccagccctgcttgcCTGTGGCCAATGTTGGCCCCACACGCATCCTGCCGCATCTCTACCTGGGCTCCCAGAAGGATGTCCTGAACAAG GACTTGATGACGCAGAATGGGATAAGCTACGTCCTCAATGCCAGCAACTCCTGTCCCAAGCCAGACTTCATCTGTGATAGTCACTTCATGCGCATTCCTGTCAATGACAACTACTGTGAGAAGCTGCTTCCCTGGTTGGATAAATCCATTGAATTTATTG ACAAGGCCAAGGTGTCCAGTTGCCAAGTGATTGTGCACTGCTTGGCAGGGATATCCCGGTCAGCCACCATCGCTATCGCCTACATCATGAAGACCATGGGTATGTCATCAGACGATGCTTACAG GTTTGTTAAGGACCGCCGCCCATCGATCTCACCCAACTTCAACTTCCTGGGCCAGCTCCTGGAGTACGAGAGGAGCTTAAAGCTCCTTAAGGCCCTAAAGGCCCAGGGCGACCGGGGTGAAGGAGAAGCTCCTCAGGACCCAACCGAGGCATCTGAGGCTGGCAGGCACCCCACACCGTCTACCTCAGAGAAGGTTGAGGACGTACCAAGAAGCACAACCTCTGCACCCCCACCCAGTGACCCTGAAAGGCAAGGTGGGCCACCCAAGGTCTTGTCACCCACGGCACTGCAGCAGGGACTCAATGGCTTGCACCTTTCCTCGGAGCGCATCCAGGACACCAACCGTTTGAAACGCTCCTTCTCCCTGGACATTAAATCCGCCTACTCCCCCGGCCTGCGGCAGGACCCCCCAGGCCTTCCCAGCACTGGGGAGGCCCCCAAGCTCTGCAAGTTGGACAGCCCCTCGGCAACCAGCGGCCAGTTCTCCCCAGTGCCCGACAGCCCCGACTGGCCCAGTGGGCCAGACCTCCTGCTGGAAGCCAAGGTGAGGCAGCGACGCAAGCACCGGCACCAAGCCGGCTCACCAGCCCACGGCCTCAGCCTCAACATCGGCTCTTCCCGCAAGAGCCCTGGGGCAGACGACAGCCTCCAGCCAAGGCTCAGCCTGCCTGGCCCACCGCCGGCCTCCAATGGCTCCTGGGGGAGCGTCCACCTCGATTCCCCCAGCACCCCCTCCTCTGAGGGAGGATGGTACTTCGGCACGGACTCAGCCAGTAGCGGTGGCGGTGGCACCGGCGGTGGGACTCTGTTCAGCGGCACCAGCCCGTACCCCCCGTTTGGTTGCAATGGGATGCCGGGGGGCTGTGAAATCAGACTGAGGGACAAGCAGCGGGCCGAGGCACGGGATGGGAGGCACAGCTGGCATGAGGAAGCCGGTGCCGAGAAGCAGTTCAAGAGGAGGAGTTGCCAGATGGAGTTCGAGGAGACCATGTCCGAGGGCAGGTCCCGGGAGGAGCTGGGCAAAATAGGCAAACAGTCAAGCTTTTCGGGCAGCATGGAGATCATCGAGGTGTCCTGA